A genomic window from Nicotiana sylvestris chromosome 11, ASM39365v2, whole genome shotgun sequence includes:
- the LOC104222953 gene encoding transcription factor TGA2.2-like isoform X3 gives MESQRIGESGSLSAESGPSHHHHNMSYALFRGLNPPNTSFMYHSSPNNQEPPAFDFGELEEAIVLQGVKMSNDEAAKASLYATTNRPAATLEMFPSWPTRFHHTPRGSSKSGGEESSNSGSALNTYSSRGEPHLEPESPISGKPSSDYQSLEQNQQQQLQLPQQQLQEMASDSPRTGVSHSEPASKSNYEKRKGVGSTSDRVVDAKTLRRLAQNREAARKSRLRKKAYVQQLETSRIRLAQLEQELQRARSQGLFMGGAAAAGANISSAGAAMFDMEYSRWLDDDQRHISELRTALQAHLGDGDLRIIVDGYIAHYDEIFQLKGVAAKSDVFHLITGMWTTPAERCFLWMGGFRPSELIKMLIAQLDPLTQQQVVGIYSLQQSSQQAEEALSQGLEQLQQSLIETVANGSLNDGMHHMAVALGKLANLEGFVRQADNLRQQTLHQLHRILTVRQAARCFLVIGEYYGRLRALSSLWASRPRE, from the exons ATGGAGAGTCAAAGAATAGGAGAGAGTGGTAGCTTGTCAGCTGAATCAGGACCTTCACACCACCATCACAATATGTCTTATGCACTTTTTCGTGGCCTAAATCCTCCTAATACAAGTTTCATGTATCATTCCTCTCCAAA TAATCAAGAACCGCCAGCTTTTGATTTTGGGGAGTTAGAAGAAGCTATTGTGTTACAAGGAGTTAAGATGAGCAATGATGAAGCAGCTAAAGCAT CTTTATATGCAACTACAAACAGACCTGCTGCAACTCTGGAGATGTTCCCTTCTTGGCCTACGAGATTCCATCACACCCCAAGG GGAAGCTCAAAATCAGGAGGAGAAGAGAGTAGTAATTCAGGTTCAGCACTAAACACTTATTCAAGCAGAGGTGAACCTCATTTGGAACCAGAATCTCCTATCAGTGGAAAACCATCTTCAGATTACCAGTCCCTTGAacagaatcagcagcagcaacttCAACTACCACAACAACAACTTCAAGAAATGGCAAGTGATAGTCCAAGAACAGGAGTGTCACACAGTGAACCAGCTTCAAAATCCAACTATGAAAAG AGAAAGGGTGTTGGTTCAACCTCAGATAGGGTGGTTGATGCTAAG ACTTTGAGACGTTTAGCTCAAAATAGAGAAGCAGCAAGGAAAAGCAGACTaagaaaaaag GCTTATGTACAACAACTAGAAACAAGTAGGATAAGACTTGCTCAGCTAGAACAAGAACTTCAGAGGGCTAGATCTCAG GGGCTTTTCATGGGAGGTGCTGCTGCTGCAGGTGCTAATATCAGCTCTG CAGGTGCTGCAATGTTTGATATGGAATATTCAAGATGGTTAGATGACGATCAAAGGCACATTTCTGAGCTTCGAACTGCATTGCAAGCACATCTAGGAGATGGTGATCTTAGAATAATTGTAGATGGATATATTGCTCATTACGatgaaattttccaactcaaAGGAGTTGCTGCTAAATCTGATGTATTTCATCTCATTACTGGAATGTGGACTACCCCCGCTGAACGTTGCTTCCTTTGGATGGGCGGTTTTAGGCCCTCGGAGCTAATCAAG ATGTTGATAGCACAATTGGACCCGTTAACGCAGCAGCAAGTTGTTGGAATTTACAGTCTGCAGCAATCATCCCAACAGGCAGAAGAAGCACTTTCACAGGGTTTGGAACAATTACAACAATCTCTAATTGAAACTGTTGCCAATGGTTCTCTCAATGATGGTATGCATCATATGGCTGTTGCCCTAGGCAAGCTTGCCAATCTCGAAGGCTTCGTTCGCCAG GCTGATAATTTGAGACAACAAACGCTTCATCAATTGCACAGAATATTGACAGTTAGACAAGCAGCAAGGTGTTTCTTGGTGATAGGGGAATATTATGGTCGATTACGAGCCTTAAGTTCCCTATGGGCATCACGTCCTAGAGAGtaa
- the LOC104222953 gene encoding transcription factor TGA9-like isoform X1, whose translation MESQRIGESGSLSAESGPSHHHHNMSYALFRGLNPPNTSFMYHSSPNNQEPPAFDFGELEEAIVLQGVKMSNDEAAKASLYATTNRPAATLEMFPSWPTRFHHTPRGSSKSGGEESSNSGSALNTYSSRGEPHLEPESPISGKPSSDYQSLEQNQQQQLQLPQQQLQEMASDSPRTGVSHSEPASKSNYEKRKGVGSTSDRVVDAKTLRRLAQNREAARKSRLRKKAYVQQLETSRIRLAQLEQELQRARSQGLFMGGAAAAGANISSAGAAMFDMEYSRWLDDDQRHISELRTALQAHLGDGDLRIIVDGYIAHYDEIFQLKGVAAKSDVFHLITGMWTTPAERCFLWMGGFRPSELIKMLIAQLDPLTQQQVVGIYSLQQSSQQAEEALSQGLEQLQQSLIETVANGSLNDGMHHMAVALGKLANLEGFVRQADNLRQQTLHQLHRILTVRQAARCFLVIGEYYGRLRALSSLWASRPRETMMADDNSCQTTTELQMIQASQHHFSNM comes from the exons ATGGAGAGTCAAAGAATAGGAGAGAGTGGTAGCTTGTCAGCTGAATCAGGACCTTCACACCACCATCACAATATGTCTTATGCACTTTTTCGTGGCCTAAATCCTCCTAATACAAGTTTCATGTATCATTCCTCTCCAAA TAATCAAGAACCGCCAGCTTTTGATTTTGGGGAGTTAGAAGAAGCTATTGTGTTACAAGGAGTTAAGATGAGCAATGATGAAGCAGCTAAAGCAT CTTTATATGCAACTACAAACAGACCTGCTGCAACTCTGGAGATGTTCCCTTCTTGGCCTACGAGATTCCATCACACCCCAAGG GGAAGCTCAAAATCAGGAGGAGAAGAGAGTAGTAATTCAGGTTCAGCACTAAACACTTATTCAAGCAGAGGTGAACCTCATTTGGAACCAGAATCTCCTATCAGTGGAAAACCATCTTCAGATTACCAGTCCCTTGAacagaatcagcagcagcaacttCAACTACCACAACAACAACTTCAAGAAATGGCAAGTGATAGTCCAAGAACAGGAGTGTCACACAGTGAACCAGCTTCAAAATCCAACTATGAAAAG AGAAAGGGTGTTGGTTCAACCTCAGATAGGGTGGTTGATGCTAAG ACTTTGAGACGTTTAGCTCAAAATAGAGAAGCAGCAAGGAAAAGCAGACTaagaaaaaag GCTTATGTACAACAACTAGAAACAAGTAGGATAAGACTTGCTCAGCTAGAACAAGAACTTCAGAGGGCTAGATCTCAG GGGCTTTTCATGGGAGGTGCTGCTGCTGCAGGTGCTAATATCAGCTCTG CAGGTGCTGCAATGTTTGATATGGAATATTCAAGATGGTTAGATGACGATCAAAGGCACATTTCTGAGCTTCGAACTGCATTGCAAGCACATCTAGGAGATGGTGATCTTAGAATAATTGTAGATGGATATATTGCTCATTACGatgaaattttccaactcaaAGGAGTTGCTGCTAAATCTGATGTATTTCATCTCATTACTGGAATGTGGACTACCCCCGCTGAACGTTGCTTCCTTTGGATGGGCGGTTTTAGGCCCTCGGAGCTAATCAAG ATGTTGATAGCACAATTGGACCCGTTAACGCAGCAGCAAGTTGTTGGAATTTACAGTCTGCAGCAATCATCCCAACAGGCAGAAGAAGCACTTTCACAGGGTTTGGAACAATTACAACAATCTCTAATTGAAACTGTTGCCAATGGTTCTCTCAATGATGGTATGCATCATATGGCTGTTGCCCTAGGCAAGCTTGCCAATCTCGAAGGCTTCGTTCGCCAG GCTGATAATTTGAGACAACAAACGCTTCATCAATTGCACAGAATATTGACAGTTAGACAAGCAGCAAGGTGTTTCTTGGTGATAGGGGAATATTATGGTCGATTACGAGCCTTAAGTTCCCTATGGGCATCACGTCCTAGAGA GACGATGATGGCCGATGATAactcatgtcaaacaacaacagaGTTGCAGATGATACAAGCCTCCCAGCACCATTTCTCAAATATGTAA
- the LOC104222953 gene encoding transcription factor TGA9-like isoform X2 — protein MESQRIGESGSLSAESGPSHHHHNMSYALFRGLNPPNTSFMYHSSPNNQEPPAFDFGELEEAIVLQGVKMSNDEAAKASLYATTNRPAATLEMFPSWPTRFHHTPRGSSKSGGEESSNSGSALNTYSSRGEPHLEPESPISGKPSSDYQSLEQNQQQQLQLPQQQLQEMASDSPRTGVSHSEPASKSNYEKRKGVGSTSDRVVDAKTLRRLAQNREAARKSRLRKKAYVQQLETSRIRLAQLEQELQRARSQGLFMGGAAAAGANISSGAAMFDMEYSRWLDDDQRHISELRTALQAHLGDGDLRIIVDGYIAHYDEIFQLKGVAAKSDVFHLITGMWTTPAERCFLWMGGFRPSELIKMLIAQLDPLTQQQVVGIYSLQQSSQQAEEALSQGLEQLQQSLIETVANGSLNDGMHHMAVALGKLANLEGFVRQADNLRQQTLHQLHRILTVRQAARCFLVIGEYYGRLRALSSLWASRPRETMMADDNSCQTTTELQMIQASQHHFSNM, from the exons ATGGAGAGTCAAAGAATAGGAGAGAGTGGTAGCTTGTCAGCTGAATCAGGACCTTCACACCACCATCACAATATGTCTTATGCACTTTTTCGTGGCCTAAATCCTCCTAATACAAGTTTCATGTATCATTCCTCTCCAAA TAATCAAGAACCGCCAGCTTTTGATTTTGGGGAGTTAGAAGAAGCTATTGTGTTACAAGGAGTTAAGATGAGCAATGATGAAGCAGCTAAAGCAT CTTTATATGCAACTACAAACAGACCTGCTGCAACTCTGGAGATGTTCCCTTCTTGGCCTACGAGATTCCATCACACCCCAAGG GGAAGCTCAAAATCAGGAGGAGAAGAGAGTAGTAATTCAGGTTCAGCACTAAACACTTATTCAAGCAGAGGTGAACCTCATTTGGAACCAGAATCTCCTATCAGTGGAAAACCATCTTCAGATTACCAGTCCCTTGAacagaatcagcagcagcaacttCAACTACCACAACAACAACTTCAAGAAATGGCAAGTGATAGTCCAAGAACAGGAGTGTCACACAGTGAACCAGCTTCAAAATCCAACTATGAAAAG AGAAAGGGTGTTGGTTCAACCTCAGATAGGGTGGTTGATGCTAAG ACTTTGAGACGTTTAGCTCAAAATAGAGAAGCAGCAAGGAAAAGCAGACTaagaaaaaag GCTTATGTACAACAACTAGAAACAAGTAGGATAAGACTTGCTCAGCTAGAACAAGAACTTCAGAGGGCTAGATCTCAG GGGCTTTTCATGGGAGGTGCTGCTGCTGCAGGTGCTAATATCAGCTCTG GTGCTGCAATGTTTGATATGGAATATTCAAGATGGTTAGATGACGATCAAAGGCACATTTCTGAGCTTCGAACTGCATTGCAAGCACATCTAGGAGATGGTGATCTTAGAATAATTGTAGATGGATATATTGCTCATTACGatgaaattttccaactcaaAGGAGTTGCTGCTAAATCTGATGTATTTCATCTCATTACTGGAATGTGGACTACCCCCGCTGAACGTTGCTTCCTTTGGATGGGCGGTTTTAGGCCCTCGGAGCTAATCAAG ATGTTGATAGCACAATTGGACCCGTTAACGCAGCAGCAAGTTGTTGGAATTTACAGTCTGCAGCAATCATCCCAACAGGCAGAAGAAGCACTTTCACAGGGTTTGGAACAATTACAACAATCTCTAATTGAAACTGTTGCCAATGGTTCTCTCAATGATGGTATGCATCATATGGCTGTTGCCCTAGGCAAGCTTGCCAATCTCGAAGGCTTCGTTCGCCAG GCTGATAATTTGAGACAACAAACGCTTCATCAATTGCACAGAATATTGACAGTTAGACAAGCAGCAAGGTGTTTCTTGGTGATAGGGGAATATTATGGTCGATTACGAGCCTTAAGTTCCCTATGGGCATCACGTCCTAGAGA GACGATGATGGCCGATGATAactcatgtcaaacaacaacagaGTTGCAGATGATACAAGCCTCCCAGCACCATTTCTCAAATATGTAA